In the Methanotorris formicicus Mc-S-70 genome, one interval contains:
- a CDS encoding LL-diaminopimelate aminotransferase translates to MESYIQNLFAERIGGKKFGKEDVIYKFEKIKRAKQEAMKRYPNMELIDMGVGEPDEMADEKVIEVLCKEAKKWENRGYADNGIQALKDAVPPYMEKVYGVKDIDPVNEVIHSIGSKPALAYITSAFINPGDVTLMTVPGYPVTATHTKWYGGEVYNLPLLEENDFLPDLESIPDDIKKRAKILYLNYPNNPTGAQATKKFYKEVVDFAFENDVIVVQDAAYGALVYDGEPLSFLSVKDAKEVGVEIHSFSKAFNMTGWRLAFLVGNELIIKAFATVKDNYDSGQFIPIQKAGIYCLQHPEITERVRQKYERRLRKMIGILNEVGFNARMPGGTFYLYVKSPRRVNGVEFETAEDFSQYLIKEKLISTVPWDDAGHYLRLAACFVAKDENGNPTIEEKYEDKVLEEFKRRLDGMEFEFE, encoded by the coding sequence ATGGAAAGTTACATACAAAACCTATTTGCTGAAAGAATTGGGGGAAAAAAGTTTGGTAAGGAGGATGTAATCTATAAGTTTGAGAAAATTAAGAGGGCAAAGCAAGAGGCTATGAAAAGATATCCAAATATGGAACTGATCGATATGGGAGTCGGAGAGCCAGATGAGATGGCAGACGAAAAAGTAATAGAGGTTTTATGCAAAGAGGCAAAGAAATGGGAGAATAGGGGCTACGCTGATAACGGAATTCAGGCATTAAAAGATGCTGTCCCACCATACATGGAGAAGGTTTATGGTGTTAAAGATATAGATCCAGTTAATGAGGTTATACACTCAATAGGTTCAAAACCAGCACTAGCCTACATAACAAGTGCCTTCATAAACCCCGGGGATGTTACATTAATGACAGTCCCTGGTTATCCAGTTACAGCAACACATACAAAATGGTATGGTGGAGAGGTTTATAATCTTCCATTGTTAGAGGAAAATGATTTCTTACCTGATTTAGAAAGTATTCCAGATGATATTAAGAAGAGAGCAAAGATATTATACTTAAATTACCCAAACAACCCAACTGGTGCTCAAGCAACAAAGAAATTTTATAAAGAGGTTGTTGATTTTGCATTTGAGAATGATGTTATTGTTGTCCAAGATGCCGCTTATGGAGCATTGGTTTATGATGGGGAGCCGTTATCTTTCCTATCAGTTAAAGATGCAAAGGAAGTTGGGGTTGAAATCCACAGTTTTTCAAAGGCATTTAACATGACTGGTTGGAGATTGGCATTTTTAGTTGGAAATGAGTTAATTATTAAGGCATTTGCAACAGTTAAGGATAACTATGATAGTGGTCAATTTATCCCAATCCAAAAAGCAGGTATTTATTGTTTGCAACATCCAGAGATAACTGAAAGAGTTAGGCAGAAGTATGAGAGAAGATTGAGGAAGATGATTGGGATATTGAATGAAGTTGGATTCAACGCAAGGATGCCAGGAGGAACATTCTACTTGTATGTTAAATCCCCAAGAAGAGTAAATGGTGTTGAATTTGAAACTGCAGAGGACTTTTCTCAATATTTAATTAAAGAAAAACTCATCTCAACAGTTCCATGGGATGATGCAGGACATTACTTAAGATTGGCTGCATGCTTTGTTGCTAAGGATGAGAATGGAAATCCAACAATAGAAGAGAAATATGAAGATAAAGTATTAGAGGAATTTAAAAGAAGGTTAGATGGTATGGAATTTGAGTTCGA
- a CDS encoding TM1812 family CRISPR-associated protein, protein MRILIATWGNFRSWDEIEYIFGNKKKKSNCPLSILHEVIKPDKTIIFTLDTLTDFPSKNYEDIIKEVKEKTFEFIEKLHLLIV, encoded by the coding sequence ATGAGAATACTAATAGCAACGTGGGGGAATTTTAGGTCATGGGATGAGATTGAGTATATTTTTGGAAACAAAAAGAAAAAATCAAACTGTCCATTGTCAATTTTGCATGAGGTCATCAAACCAGATAAAACAATAATATTTACACTTGACACACTTACAGATTTTCCATCTAAAAATTATGAGGATATAATAAAAGAAGTTAAAGAAAAGACATTTGAATTTATAGAAAAATTACATTTACTGATAGTGTGA
- the csm5 gene encoding type III-A CRISPR-associated RAMP protein Csm5, translated as MEVKCNTITPIFIGCGEEYTQLDYYIEENKAKIVDLEKAMMDLDDLEKINHLSKLITSYINNNRLESNAKELLKSIGIDVKDYVVREVNCEIESHRSIRVKKFINQRGFPYIPGSSIKGAIRTAYIFDYYDDEKRINELIKILRDKNIKPWEKGDAVVKNAISRNIQSDFFKYLIVSDSGFLDGKFKFIMTKRWNTKKGKFEVPIALEGFMDKNEFDLRIIIKDEFIKEIFKKTERNYKEMDEKEKFDELKRICNKLTETIIDFELNRDNPEILETFYERLKNQLNDGICLNVGFGGGFLAKTIYLLLWKYDKDGRKGYLKLMKKIFKNERNRNLRESWNRAYSYYDFPKTKTVYVKNGRIVSPLGWIKINY; from the coding sequence ATGGAAGTTAAATGCAACACCATAACCCCAATTTTTATTGGTTGTGGGGAGGAATATACTCAGTTGGATTATTATATAGAGGAAAACAAGGCAAAAATTGTTGATTTAGAGAAGGCAATGATGGATTTGGATGATTTAGAAAAAATAAACCACCTATCTAAACTAATAACCTCATATATAAACAATAATAGATTAGAATCTAATGCAAAAGAACTCTTAAAAAGCATTGGAATTGATGTGAAGGATTATGTTGTTAGGGAAGTTAATTGTGAGATTGAGAGCCATAGAAGCATTAGAGTTAAAAAATTTATAAATCAGAGGGGATTTCCCTACATTCCCGGAAGTTCAATAAAAGGAGCAATAAGAACTGCATATATTTTTGATTATTATGATGATGAAAAAAGAATAAATGAACTTATTAAGATTTTGAGGGATAAAAACATTAAACCATGGGAAAAGGGGGATGCAGTAGTCAAAAATGCCATTTCAAGAAATATTCAGAGTGATTTCTTTAAGTATTTAATTGTTTCTGATAGTGGATTTTTGGATGGAAAATTTAAGTTCATAATGACAAAAAGATGGAATACAAAAAAGGGAAAATTTGAAGTTCCTATAGCACTAGAAGGATTTATGGATAAAAATGAATTTGATTTGAGAATTATTATTAAAGACGAATTTATAAAAGAAATATTCAAAAAAACAGAAAGAAATTACAAAGAAATGGACGAAAAAGAAAAATTTGATGAATTAAAGAGAATATGTAATAAATTGACTGAAACGATTATTGACTTTGAATTAAACCGAGATAATCCAGAGATTTTAGAAACATTTTATGAAAGATTAAAGAATCAGTTAAATGATGGTATTTGTTTAAATGTTGGGTTTGGTGGGGGATTTTTGGCAAAAACGATTTATTTATTGCTTTGGAAATATGACAAAGATGGTAGAAAGGGATATTTAAAATTGATGAAAAAGATCTTCAAAAATGAAAGAAATAGGAATTTAAGGGAATCTTGGAATAGGGCATACTCCTATTATGACTTCCCAAAGACGAAAACCGTTTACGTGAAAAATGGTAGGATAGTGAGCCCATTAGGATGGATTAAAATAAATTATTAA
- the csm4 gene encoding type III-A CRISPR-associated RAMP protein Csm4 translates to MEESSLIFHSHSLFSAIVNNFVKLYGEFDKSLLNLRVSSLFPKFKDIYFIPKPETPFFNIPKGKDAKKIKKIKFISLEAFEEYLNGEYLNEQNMKNIKNQIIGKEFLIGMEEIDSVEKYSENLDEIKLISKEIEQKIAMDRIKNITLEKDGRGQLYNVEFIRLNYGTEFYFLVDYGELDEDLIKKINASIKLIEDEGLGGKRSIGAGFFESVVIGELNEKFNELFDREEDYHLTLSTAIPRNGNVEYYKLIEIGGYIYSIKGPTCLKKRILALTEGSIVKKGFVGKIENLEPENYVKHLNHHVYVNGKPILMPTKVY, encoded by the coding sequence TTGGAGGAAAGTTCTCTAATATTTCATTCCCACAGTTTATTTTCTGCGATAGTTAATAATTTTGTTAAGTTGTATGGGGAATTTGACAAAAGTTTATTAAATTTAAGAGTGTCGTCCCTATTCCCAAAATTTAAGGATATTTACTTTATACCAAAACCAGAAACGCCTTTTTTTAATATTCCAAAGGGTAAGGATGCCAAAAAAATAAAAAAGATAAAATTCATCTCTTTAGAAGCATTTGAGGAATATTTAAATGGAGAATATTTAAATGAACAAAATATGAAAAACATAAAAAACCAAATTATTGGAAAAGAGTTTCTTATTGGAATGGAAGAAATTGATAGTGTGGAGAAATACAGCGAAAATTTGGATGAAATAAAACTTATATCAAAAGAAATTGAGCAAAAAATAGCCATGGATAGGATTAAGAACATAACTCTTGAAAAAGATGGACGAGGACAACTTTACAATGTAGAATTCATTAGGTTAAATTATGGGACTGAATTTTATTTTTTAGTTGATTATGGCGAGTTGGATGAGGATTTAATCAAAAAAATAAATGCTTCAATAAAACTTATTGAGGATGAAGGGTTAGGGGGAAAGAGAAGCATTGGAGCAGGGTTTTTTGAAAGTGTTGTTATTGGGGAACTAAATGAAAAATTTAATGAATTATTTGATAGGGAAGAGGACTACCATTTAACATTATCAACAGCAATTCCGAGAAATGGAAATGTTGAATACTATAAGTTAATTGAAATTGGGGGCTATATCTATTCCATAAAAGGACCAACATGTCTAAAAAAGCGTATTTTAGCATTAACAGAAGGTTCTATTGTTAAGAAGGGATTTGTTGGGAAAATTGAAAATTTAGAACCTGAAAATTATGTAAAACATTTAAATCACCACGTTTATGTGAATGGAAAGCCCATTCTAATGCCCACTAAGGTTTATTGA
- the csm3 gene encoding type III-A CRISPR-associated RAMP protein Csm3 — protein sequence MEEKLTLKGKVTINGKIKLESGIHIGGTKETLKIGGMDNPVIKDKNDNIFIPGSSLKGKIRSLLEKKDGKIKFDGRGNALPCDCGGCEICKIFGPHDSKNIKEPVRIIVRDAYLELNGKKPYEYLEVKPENTIDRVKGTTIKGGIRNIERVVAGSEFNFEIVFNIYKNEDKNLIKKFIEGMKLLEDDYLGGCGSRGYGKIKFKDIMLIHKPKAYYEGDKNAITVEKNIHDVEELYSKVEKLTL from the coding sequence ATGGAAGAGAAACTAACTTTAAAAGGAAAAGTCACTATAAATGGAAAAATTAAGTTAGAAAGTGGAATTCACATTGGTGGGACAAAAGAAACATTAAAAATTGGAGGAATGGATAATCCCGTTATAAAAGATAAAAATGACAATATATTTATTCCTGGAAGTTCATTAAAAGGAAAAATTAGAAGTTTATTAGAAAAAAAAGATGGAAAAATAAAATTTGATGGTAGGGGAAATGCACTTCCGTGTGATTGTGGAGGATGTGAAATTTGCAAAATATTTGGACCACACGATTCAAAAAATATTAAGGAGCCAGTTAGAATTATAGTTAGAGATGCTTATTTGGAATTAAATGGTAAAAAACCATACGAATATTTAGAAGTAAAACCAGAAAACACAATAGATAGAGTAAAAGGAACTACAATAAAAGGGGGAATTAGAAACATAGAGAGAGTCGTTGCTGGGAGTGAGTTCAATTTTGAAATTGTATTCAACATTTACAAAAATGAAGACAAAAATTTAATAAAAAAATTCATTGAAGGAATGAAACTTTTAGAAGACGATTATTTGGGGGGTTGTGGTTCAAGAGGTTACGGAAAAATTAAATTTAAAGACATTATGTTAATCCACAAACCAAAAGCATACTACGAAGGAGATAAAAACGCAATAACTGTAGAAAAAAATATTCATGACGTTGAAGAATTATACAGCAAAGTTGAAAAATTAACTTTATAA
- the csm2 gene encoding type III-A CRISPR-associated protein Csm2, producing the protein MRMKNEKPVLSDNEINIILNINSENVNKVIEIAERLAREFENIPASKMRDFYDYVIKVDDKESNWYTKLAFLKPKMAYNVGKETNRQKKEALSKFNEIFSKIIDEINNDLNKFKKFKIFFEALVAYHKIYAKSQ; encoded by the coding sequence ATGAGAATGAAGAATGAAAAACCAGTTTTAAGTGATAACGAAATAAACATAATATTGAATATCAACAGCGAAAATGTAAATAAGGTTATTGAGATAGCAGAGAGATTGGCAAGGGAGTTTGAAAACATACCTGCATCAAAAATGAGGGATTTCTATGATTATGTTATAAAGGTAGATGACAAAGAAAGTAATTGGTATACTAAATTGGCTTTTCTAAAACCAAAAATGGCATACAATGTTGGAAAAGAGACAAATAGGCAAAAAAAAGAAGCCCTATCAAAGTTTAATGAGATTTTTAGCAAAATAATTGATGAAATAAACAATGATTTGAATAAATTTAAAAAATTTAAAATATTTTTTGAAGCATTGGTAGCATATCACAAAATATATGCAAAAAGTCAGTAG
- the cas10 gene encoding type III-A CRISPR-associated protein Cas10/Csm1, with protein MRDYEALKIGSLLHDIGKFIQRAKYNPKKKKHVDFGYEFLEGYLKDDNCKLNILKNLNDKDRDLVLDIIRRHHDQSINEGIIGIVRLADWLSSAERENTDEELSIPKDEQALLSVFELVDISDDKFYLKKIKEKKEELYGKGKKYNLKPLSIQDHVIFPYPSPNISYEDLHNSFMEELKKVNIDNFEKLYQLIQKYFWCIPSATNWRKGGSLPDISLFDHLKTTCAIASCLYKIYEKSECKGKYADAELTDDMLRELLKKIPLEKGKYKKGSNPAWEKYGLFSLIHGDISGIQNFIFKITSKYATKSLKGRSFYLDFLTEMIANHIIQNLDLPITNILFCGGGHFYILSYKVKDECIDEFEKEINEMLYGKFRIDLYITLGKADIKPYEFLSQSESNFSKKWREVGEITAKRKMRKFYYKIEDLSLFKPYGRCDENKICRACRGEFKRGICLYGEEGDKLCENCYSFVELIDFLKEFKDKGYISFNYKKPSKAKVEGEKKRKEITIKELPTLKDLFEKIKLENEEYNLPDNNGNLELPYKIWSIAFPLKDVGENNENKKEIKDFNELAEQAKERTGTNKIGILKMDVDNLGKVFTEGLGDFASISRMSTLSSMLTLFFTGYIPHLIETGKCEIKDKEVYYKDNVYLVYSGGDDTLIVGAWDVIWELAKEIRKKFKKFTCYNPNLSLSAGVVLVSPKFEFKKAVELADEELDDIAKDDEIIVPINGEKEVIKKNAVSIFGCPLSWDFEVYYDEESIKKFEDFYSIKHNKRIEIDKKIKEFVKKYNETELEECFEKAIREIGKKRVLHITQEVGDRLNRAIECKGEEFLINFPYYWRILYYLHRNYKKGKNNLDNNIKFLEDYVKEKISYGFKCRNIRFNDLKVSARIAELKNREG; from the coding sequence ATGAGGGATTATGAGGCTTTAAAAATTGGAAGTTTATTACACGATATTGGAAAATTCATTCAAAGAGCGAAATATAACCCAAAAAAGAAAAAGCATGTAGATTTTGGATATGAGTTTTTAGAGGGGTATTTAAAGGATGACAATTGTAAATTAAACATTTTAAAAAATTTGAATGATAAAGATAGAGATTTAGTTTTAGATATCATTAGAAGACACCACGACCAAAGCATTAATGAAGGAATTATTGGTATTGTTAGATTGGCGGATTGGCTAAGTAGTGCAGAAAGGGAAAACACAGATGAAGAATTGAGTATTCCAAAAGATGAACAAGCATTACTTTCCGTATTTGAACTCGTAGATATTAGTGATGATAAATTCTACCTCAAAAAAATAAAAGAAAAAAAAGAAGAATTATACGGGAAAGGGAAAAAATACAATTTAAAACCGCTTTCAATTCAGGATCATGTAATATTTCCGTATCCGAGTCCAAATATTTCATACGAAGATTTGCACAACAGTTTTATGGAAGAATTAAAAAAAGTAAATATAGACAACTTTGAAAAATTATACCAACTAATTCAGAAATACTTTTGGTGCATTCCGTCAGCAACAAACTGGAGAAAGGGAGGGTCATTGCCAGATATTTCTTTATTTGACCATCTAAAAACAACTTGTGCAATTGCATCCTGTTTATATAAGATATACGAAAAAAGTGAATGCAAAGGAAAATATGCAGACGCCGAACTTACTGACGATATGTTACGTGAACTACTAAAAAAAATTCCGTTGGAAAAAGGAAAATATAAAAAAGGTTCAAATCCAGCATGGGAAAAATATGGGTTGTTCTCATTAATTCATGGGGATATATCAGGAATCCAGAATTTTATATTTAAAATAACTTCAAAATATGCTACAAAATCGTTAAAGGGCAGAAGTTTTTATTTGGATTTTTTAACTGAGATGATTGCAAACCACATAATCCAAAATTTAGATTTGCCAATAACAAACATATTGTTTTGCGGAGGGGGACACTTTTACATTTTATCATACAAAGTAAAAGATGAATGCATTGATGAATTTGAAAAAGAAATAAACGAAATGCTATACGGTAAATTCAGAATCGACTTATACATTACATTGGGAAAAGCGGACATTAAGCCTTATGAATTTTTATCACAATCAGAATCTAATTTCTCAAAAAAATGGAGAGAAGTTGGAGAAATAACTGCAAAAAGAAAAATGAGGAAATTTTATTATAAAATAGAAGATTTAAGTTTATTTAAACCGTATGGAAGATGTGACGAAAATAAGATATGTAGAGCATGCAGAGGAGAGTTTAAGAGGGGAATATGTTTATATGGTGAAGAAGGAGACAAATTATGTGAAAACTGTTATTCATTTGTAGAGTTAATAGATTTCTTAAAAGAATTCAAAGATAAAGGTTATATTAGTTTTAATTACAAAAAACCTTCAAAAGCAAAGGTTGAAGGTGAGAAAAAAAGAAAAGAAATCACAATAAAAGAACTTCCAACATTAAAGGATTTGTTTGAAAAAATTAAACTTGAAAATGAGGAATATAATCTCCCAGATAATAATGGAAATTTAGAACTACCTTATAAAATTTGGTCAATTGCATTTCCATTAAAGGACGTTGGAGAAAATAATGAAAACAAAAAAGAAATAAAAGATTTTAATGAATTGGCAGAGCAGGCAAAAGAAAGGACAGGAACAAACAAAATAGGCATATTAAAAATGGACGTTGATAATTTAGGAAAGGTATTCACAGAGGGTTTAGGTGACTTTGCATCTATATCAAGAATGAGCACGTTAAGTTCCATGCTAACTTTGTTTTTCACAGGATATATCCCCCACTTGATTGAGACAGGAAAATGTGAAATTAAGGATAAAGAAGTGTATTATAAAGACAATGTCTATTTAGTTTATTCTGGAGGAGATGATACGCTTATAGTTGGAGCGTGGGATGTTATATGGGAGTTGGCAAAAGAAATTAGAAAAAAATTTAAGAAATTTACCTGCTACAATCCAAATTTATCCTTAAGTGCTGGAGTTGTTTTAGTTAGTCCAAAGTTTGAGTTTAAAAAGGCAGTTGAATTGGCAGATGAGGAGTTGGATGATATTGCGAAGGATGATGAAATAATAGTGCCAATAAATGGGGAAAAAGAAGTAATCAAGAAAAATGCAGTGTCTATCTTCGGATGTCCGTTGAGTTGGGACTTTGAGGTTTATTATGATGAGGAATCAATAAAGAAGTTTGAGGACTTTTATTCAATAAAACACAATAAAAGAATTGAGATTGATAAAAAAATTAAAGAATTTGTTAAAAAATACAATGAAACAGAATTAGAAGAGTGTTTTGAAAAAGCCATAAGAGAAATAGGTAAAAAAAGAGTTCTACACATAACTCAGGAGGTGGGGGATAGATTAAACAGAGCAATTGAATGTAAAGGTGAAGAGTTCCTAATAAACTTCCCATACTATTGGAGAATTTTGTATTATTTGCATAGAAATTATAAGAAAGGAAAAAATAATTTAGATAACAACATTAAATTTTTAGAGGATTATGTTAAAGAAAAAATATCTTATGGATTTAAGTGTAGAAACATAAGATTCAACGACTTAAAAGTTTCTGCAAGAATTGCCGAACTGAAAAATAGGGAGGGGTGA
- a CDS encoding transposase, translated as MFPKIRYNKLVERLNRYEELLFEIQSIFLNKNCLLSIDTIPIETKELIRKYRHEKIGKSMLIKKDGIVGYNASKKRYYFGYKATYTTDGMYLTLLFVSPANQHDLDVLKDNYKLFVKNFSNCSIIGDKGYIDEGFQNMLGWGNVYFESIKRNNMIKSFIEKIKYKILNKLRKTIETNFSKLVEMFPKRIRAISKRGFSVKLLLFTIAYNIKTLYDVKFR; from the coding sequence TTGTTTCCGAAAATAAGATACAACAAATTAGTTGAGCGATTAAACAGATATGAAGAACTTTTATTCGAAATTCAGAGCATATTTTTAAATAAAAACTGTTTATTGTCTATAGATACAATTCCAATCGAAACAAAAGAACTTATAAGGAAATATAGACATGAAAAAATAGGAAAATCAATGTTAATTAAAAAAGATGGTATAGTTGGCTACAATGCATCAAAAAAACGTTATTATTTCGGATATAAAGCAACATACACTACTGACGGAATGTATCTAACTCTATTGTTTGTAAGTCCTGCAAATCAGCATGATTTGGATGTCTTGAAAGATAATTATAAACTGTTTGTTAAGAACTTCTCAAACTGCTCTATAATTGGAGATAAGGGTTATATAGATGAAGGTTTTCAAAATATGTTAGGATGGGGAAACGTTTATTTCGAATCTATAAAAAGAAATAACATGATTAAATCGTTTATAGAAAAGATAAAGTATAAAATACTAAATAAATTGAGAAAAACTATCGAAACAAACTTTTCAAAGTTGGTTGAAATGTTCCCAAAGCGTATAAGAGCCATAAGTAAAAGAGGATTTAGCGTTAAATTATTGCTCTTTACAATCGCCTATAATATTAAGACGTTGTATGATGTTAAATTTAGGTAA
- a CDS encoding transposase encodes MGIRVIFISKLIIVEDNTVYYTFLTNLDFEHAKDYLKIYKKRWNIETRFRMFKDLKIKTKSRTLKVRLFLFILRAIIHNFWIWMKHKNEIPYNLNYNLKEFIISINDFANLYCKPSFDYYGGNTRLCISNAYSEILINFFNIN; translated from the coding sequence ATGGGAATTAGGGTAATATTTATATCAAAATTAATAATCGTTGAAGATAATACCGTTTATTACACTTTCTTAACGAATCTTGATTTTGAACATGCAAAGGACTATCTAAAAATCTATAAAAAGCGTTGGAATATAGAAACAAGATTTAGAATGTTTAAAGACCTAAAAATAAAAACGAAATCCAGGACTTTAAAGGTTAGGTTGTTTCTATTTATACTTAGAGCGATAATCCATAACTTTTGGATTTGGATGAAACATAAAAACGAAATTCCTTATAATTTAAATTATAATTTAAAAGAATTTATTATATCAATTAACGACTTTGCAAACTTGTATTGCAAACCTTCCTTTGATTATTATGGTGGTAATACTCGGTTGTGTATATCTAATGCATATTCGGAGATACTGATTAACTTTTTTAATATCAATTAG
- a CDS encoding selenouridine synthase SelU-like subunit, translating into MIIFGLFGKTGCGKTEILKELKKHHPVVDIEECANTRGSVLGDLYHLRQRNQEEFEKELDKQIKKAEKEGYCIVEYEGRKIGGVEKLKISGLFANLNNYTYKILIDCPYECQINRLLNQYLPKNEYEKRILISKFELLRNSLKREEILKAIDEIIKLIEKDEYYNAAILIEEKLYREHYMRTIRKIQADLIVYNDDLNKSIKIIDEFIKSKLADR; encoded by the coding sequence ATGATAATTTTTGGACTATTTGGTAAGACAGGTTGCGGAAAAACTGAGATTTTGAAGGAATTGAAAAAACATCATCCTGTTGTTGATATTGAGGAATGTGCAAACACGCGAGGTAGTGTGTTAGGAGATTTATATCATTTAAGGCAAAGAAATCAGGAGGAATTTGAAAAGGAATTGGATAAGCAGATAAAAAAAGCAGAGAAGGAGGGTTACTGCATTGTTGAATATGAAGGAAGAAAGATAGGTGGTGTAGAGAAATTAAAAATCTCTGGACTGTTTGCCAATCTGAACAACTACACATACAAAATATTGATAGATTGCCCATATGAATGCCAAATAAATAGGCTCTTGAACCAATATCTTCCAAAAAATGAGTATGAGAAGAGGATTTTAATTTCCAAGTTTGAATTATTGAGAAATTCATTAAAGAGAGAAGAGATCCTAAAAGCAATTGATGAAATTATAAAACTAATTGAAAAAGATGAATACTACAACGCTGCAATTCTAATAGAAGAAAAACTTTACAGAGAACACTACATGAGGACTATAAGAAAAATACAGGCAGATTTGATTGTCTATAATGATGATTTGAACAAATCTATCAAAATTATTGATGAGTTTATAAAATCAAAATTGGCAGATAGGTGA
- a CDS encoding selenouridine synthase SelU-like subunit, giving the protein MDEEILARLLTFKDDVVLSIILNDGRKMITDGKKILAGKVGGELASFILNKSKEIIESKKIEVAEFNDYKIYFEPVDIKKYLNSIGKELTDDLITVDDLGKLMKKDEVIVVDVRSPREYKERTIPNAINIPLFLDGEHELIGKIYKDEGKDKAMEVAAGIIEESIRRIMRDVIKLDKSKTIVVFCARGGMRSQSIALILKLLGFKVKRLIGGFKAYKHAGK; this is encoded by the coding sequence TTGGACGAAGAAATCTTGGCAAGGTTACTGACTTTTAAGGATGATGTTGTTTTATCAATTATCTTAAATGATGGTAGGAAGATGATAACGGATGGTAAAAAAATCCTTGCTGGGAAGGTTGGTGGAGAGTTAGCATCGTTTATTTTGAATAAATCAAAAGAAATCATTGAGAGTAAAAAGATAGAGGTTGCTGAATTTAATGATTATAAGATTTACTTTGAGCCAGTGGATATCAAAAAATACCTAAACTCAATTGGAAAGGAACTTACTGATGATTTAATAACAGTGGATGATTTAGGGAAGTTGATGAAGAAGGATGAAGTTATTGTTGTTGATGTGAGGTCCCCAAGGGAGTACAAAGAAAGAACGATACCAAATGCCATAAACATCCCCCTGTTTTTAGATGGGGAGCATGAACTCATTGGTAAGATTTACAAGGATGAAGGTAAGGATAAGGCAATGGAAGTAGCAGCAGGGATTATTGAGGAAAGTATTAGGAGAATTATGAGGGATGTAATCAAATTGGATAAAAGTAAAACAATTGTTGTTTTTTGTGCAAGAGGTGGAATGAGGAGCCAATCTATTGCCCTAATATTAAAACTTTTAGGATTTAAGGTTAAGAGGTTGATAGGAGGATTCAAAGCATATAAACATGCTGGAAAATAG